The Armatimonadota bacterium region AGATACGCCGCCAGACCCGTCCAAAGGAGCCACATTGAGACTGCAAAGCGAGCTCGACCTCCCCTTCTGTCCCCGGCACCGGGGGACAGCTTCCGCCGCTGAACCCACCACGTCACGCCCAACAGAAGCATGATCGATCCCGGCTCCAGCGCCGGACGGAAAGCGGGGTACGCAATCGCGGCATCCAGAAGCTCACGCCAGCGGCAGGCCCAGTATTCGCCAGAGCGGAAGGCGGCAATGAACCCGGAGGGATCGAAATCTACGAAGGCCTGTAGGCAGGGCGCGGACAGGTCCTGCGGCCATCCCGACACCCCACAGGCCCAGATGCCCCGGGCAACGCAGGTAACCGTATGCGCCGAGAGCAGCGCGGCTATGAATGCCCACGCGATCCACGCCGTATCCCAAAGGGCGCGCCACGAATCCCGGGCGGCTCGTGCGGGATTGCGCCAGCTCTGGGCATTCACCGCGCGGCCCTTGACGACTAGCAGCCGCTCGAGGACGTACCACAGTACCAGAGCAGCCCAGATTGCCTGCAGCAAGTGGAGCGGACTCAAGCACGTCCTCCGTCAGTGTACTGGTCGGGGCCCGGAACCCCGGCCGGGTCGCCTATTCTCCCGGCGGGGCCGGCTTACCTGCCGGCGGCCACGGCGCACCTACCTCACCCTCGCGCGCCGGCCAAGGTATGCCGTCAGCGCGGCGTCGAAGGGTCTCGCGGTGTCCAGCAGTTCGTGGTCAATGGTTCGGCGCCGACAGCCCTCGCGCACCCCGGCGAGAAACTCGTTGAGTGCCTCCAGGTACTCCCTCCGCATCGCCCGCGGATCGGTGACCAGGCGCTCCCCGGTCTCCAGATCGCGGAACTCGGTGAGTCCCCGGAAGTCGAAGACAAGCTCGGCATGGTCCATCACCTGAAGCACCATCACATCGTGCCCGCGGTGACGGAAGTAGCTCAGGGCGCGGAGCGTCGGGTCTACATCATCCAGCAGGTCGGAGAGCAGGACCACCAGTCCCCGGCGCTTGATCGCACCCGCCGCGAGCTCCAGGGCGCGGCTTACCCGGGTCTCGCCGCCCGGTGTCACCGCGTCAAGAGTGTCGAATACAGCCTTCAGGTGCGCCGGGCGCGTTTGTGCGGGAAGATGAGTGCGCACCTCGGAATCGAACACCGTCAGCGACACCGCGTCGCGCTGCCGGATAGCCAGATAGGCGAGACCGGCGGCCAGATATGCCGCATAGTCCACCTTACGCACGCCTCCGCCGTAGGCCATGGAACCGCTGGCATCCAGGAGCAGATGCACATCGAGATTGGTCTCGGCGTCGAATTGCTTGACCACGAGCCGCTCTCGCCGCCCGTATACCTTCCAGTCGATATGCCGCGTCTCGTCGCCAGGGTTGTATTCGCGGTGATCGGCGAACTCCACACTGGCGCCGCGGAAGTGGCTCCGGTGACGGCCCGAGAAATGTCCTTCCACCATGGCCCGCGCCCGCAGTTCCATGGAACCGAGCTTCTGGACGGCATCAGGCGTCAGGGCTGTCTGAACTTGGGGCATGGTGGGTGAGAAGGTGGACGACAAGCCGCGGCCCGCCTACCTCCGCTCCTGCTTTTGCTCCCACAGATGCCGCGCGTATTCGATCACCGCGCGCTCCTGGGACAGCGTCTCGATAGAACCCGGGCGCCGCTTGCGCACTTCTTCGATGGCCGGCCAGGCCGCCATCCCCTTGCTCACCAGATAACAGGCGATCATCGTCCCCGTGCGGCCGACCCCGCCCATGCAGTGGACCATCACGGGCATCTCGCGGGACAGGTAGCGGTCCACGGTCTGCACGAAGACCACGATGTCCTCCATCGTGGGCGCTGCTCCGTCTTCAAGCGGCAGATGTGCACCCTTCAGGCCAACCGCAGCGGCCATCTGCGTTGGTCCGGGCTTCTCCGTGAGATTGATGACCAGAGCGAACCCGAGCTCACGCAGCTGCACCAGTTCCTCCCGGGTGGGCATGCACATTGCCGCGAGACGGCCATCGATGATCCAGTCGGCGCAATCGGGAAGCGCCTGCGGCCTGCGTCCGAGTAGACCCATCCGGACCACCTGCCTTGATTGGGCTCCGTCGCCGACAGGAGGGGCCACATGGGATAGGCGTTGGCACGACGCGCAAGCCCCATCCGGCCCTTGGCCTTCAGTCGCGTGGGGCGTTGTCTCGCTCGACGAGCCGTTTGCCGTCGGTGCCCCGGGTTGAAACCCGAGGCTGGGGGCCTTCGGCCGGGCGTCCCGAGGGACGAGAAGGCCTAGGAGATTGCCGACCGGGACGGTCGGCCTGCGCGAGAACCGCACTTGCCTTCAGTCGCGTGGGGCGGGCATCTCGCCCGCCGGCCATCCCGCGCATGTGCAGTCAGCAAGACTCCGAGCCGCCTGGCTGCGGGCAGCTTTCGCCGTCCTTAGCCACGACCTCCCGCGCCACCGCCTGCTCCATCAGCCGGCGTTCCTCCTCAAAGGGCACCGCCTGGCGCGCGGTGGGATGGTGGCGCAAGGCCCCGTAGTGTTTACCGACAGGCTTCACTGACTGATCCATGGTACCCTCATCCCCCTGCCGCTTTCTTCCGCGACTTCTCCACGCCCTGCCGTGCCAGGGCATCCGCCCGCTCGTTCTTCTCCCGCGCCACGTGCTCGAACTTCACCGAGTCGAACCCTTCCATCGCCCGCCGCAACTGCACATGGAGCTTCGCGATGCCCGGATTCTTGATGCGGTATTGCCCCCAGACCTGCTTGCACATGAGTTCGCTATCGGAACGCACAGTCACGTTGCGCAGCCCCAGCTCCCGCGCCCGCTCCAGCGCCGCGATGGCGCCGCTGTACTCGGCGATGTTGTTGGTGCCGTGGCCGACGGCAACCGCGTCTTCGGCCAGGATTTCCCCGTCAGGTGCGGCGATGACGTATCCTGCGCCGGCCGGCCCCGGATTTCCGCTGCATGCTCCGTCGGTGTAGATCACGGCCTCGTCACACGTTGCCATTTACCGCTCCCAGTCTCCAGGCTTCTTCTTCTCGGGGTCGAACAGCGGGCCGGGCAGGTCAGCCGACGGTTTCTGCTGCTGCAGGCCGATCCAGTCCGCCGGTGCCGGCCGCCCCAGGGATTCGGCCATCATCATCAGGTCGAAGCCTTCCTTGCGAATGCGCAGATCGTAGTACACCAGCACCACGCCGATCATCCACAGGGGCTGCAGCAGCAGTGACACCAGGGAACTGACCACCTGGTTCAATATCTGGGCCGCCATCGCAAGCTGGCTCTCCTGCGCCATCATCACCGTCGCGAGAATCTGGGTGGGCAGGCTCACGCCGTAGGTGACCACTGCCGCCAGCAGCATGAGAATCGACAGGGCGCCGAAGATCCGCCAGAAATGTCCCGCGGTCAGCGACCAACTCCGCGCAAGAGCGTCCCAGCCGGACCGGTTTTCCAGCACGTTGATGACCGCCGGCCCCAGCATGTACCGAACCATGAGCCAGATCATCAGGACAAAGCCGGCGATCAGCAGCCCGCCGATGAACACCCCGTAGCCGATGAGCCAGTACAGGATCGTCGTCCACAGCACCTGACCCCAGCGCGGGAGTGCCGCTTCATACGCATCGCGCACACTGATCGGCCTGCCCAGGTAACGTTCGGAAATGCCGATGGCCAGCGCAGCCTGGCCCAGCGGGTACAGCAAGCTCATCAGGAAAAGCAGGACTACCGGCCCGATGGCGCTGGACATCTGCTCCAGCGAGACCTCGGAGCCCGACTGCCCGGAGGCCATCAGGATCGGCATGAGGCTCACCTGAACGGCGATGCCCACCACCATGATGGGTATCTGGACCACCGCCGCAATGCCCAGGATCGGCGCGAAATTGCGGCGGTAGATCCAGATCGACGCGTCGATGATGTCCGAGATCGTCAGTGGCCGCAGGTACAGCTTGTCCGCGCTCATGGTCTCGCCCCCTGTTGTCTTGCCCGTCTCGCGTTGCAACCCGACACAGAGCCTTTACTGCGCGTCAATCAACCTGCCTTCGGCCTCGCCGATAGTAACGCCGAGACTGCAGAATGAGAGGTTCGCGACATGATCTTCGCCTTCGCCATCACCGCATGGTTCATCCTGGGACTGCTCGCTCTCGGCGCCTGCTGCGTCGGAGCCCGCAGGACCGAGCCCGAGCCCCAGCCCGAACCGGTGCCCGCGAGCGCCGCCCAGGTGGAGCGCATGGCAGCCTGATCACCGGTCCACGGCCTGCTCCACCTGGCCGTCGGGCCGCACGATCATCGGTCGCGCCCGGTCGCCCCGCAGTTCCGTGCCTTCCGGCACCACGGCATTCTCCTCCACGATGCAGCGGGTCAGTATCGACCCCGCGCCGATGGTCGCCCCGGTGAACACCGCCACATTGCGAAGCTGGGCATTGTCCTCTACCCGGCAGCCATCCATAAGCACCGTGTTTGGCCCGACGCGGCAGTTCGTCAGCCTGCATCCCGCGCCGATATGTATGGTGGGCTTCACCACGCAGCCGTCATCCACGTCGGCGGACGGATCGATGAACATCCCGTGCTGGTCTCGGTAGCGGTGCTCCATCATGCGCGCATTCAGGTCCAGCACCGCCGCCGGCCGGGCTACGTCGGACCAGTAGCCTTCCAGTTTCACCGCACGGATGCGCCGCCCCTCGCGGATCATGGCCTGCACTGCGTCGGGCAGTTCAATCTCCCCCCGGACCGAGGGCCTCAGCGTCCGCAAGCGGTCGAAGAACTCGGGGCGGTAGACGAAGACCCCGGCATTGTTCCAGGTGGTGGTGCTGGTGCCCTTGGGCGGCTTCTCCTGGATGCGCGTGACGTACCCCTCCTCCTCATACACCGCCGCGCCCTCGAAGGGATCTTCCACATAGTTGAGGCTCAGAACCGCGTCGGGATCGTCCTCCCGGAAGGCTCGGACCACCGCCTGATAGTTCTCCGGCGGCACGAGAATATCGCCCCAGGACATGAAAAAGGGCTCACCCGCCACGAAATCCTCGGCCATGAGCGCCGCGTGACCCGTGCCTTTCGGCTCGCCCTGCCAGATATACTCGATGCGCACCCCGAGACGGCTGCCGTCGCCGAAATGATCGATGACCGTCTCACCAAGATGCTGGATGATCAGCGCGATCTCGTCCACCCCGGCATCCCGCGCGCCAATGACGATATGTTCGAGAATAGGCCGGTCGAGCACCGGTACGAGGGGCTTGGGGCGGCGCTCGGTGAGAGGCAGCATGCGAGTGCCTTTACCGGCGGCGAGAATGACGCCCTTCACGCGCGGTTCACCTCCGAAGAGTTGTCCGTCAAGAGGGTGCCCAGAGCGGCACCGGTGCTCATACCCGCCGACGGTCTCGGACCGGGGGACTCGGAAACGGAACACAGGCACCCTCTTCGCAGGAGGCCGCGAAACGTGATGCCAGTCCCCCGGTTCCGCCGCGCCTTCCAGCCCCTTCCCGGTGGAAACAGGTCCCGGTTTGTGATAACCTGTAGCCGCTGGGCATTGGCGGCTGCATGCCGCTACGCCCCCGGCTGTTGCACGCTATCTTACACGAAGGTTCTGCGTCGGGCAAAGCGTCGCGCGCACCGAAGGAGTCTGCCTTGCTCGTCTTTGTGGAAAACGGTCTGGCCGGTTGCGCGCTGGCTCTGGAGCGCCAGGCCGTGGCCGTCATCGTCGATGCACTGCGCGCCAGCGCCAACATCACCTCCATGTTCCACTACGGGACTGCCGAACTGCTGGTGGTACGCGAGGTGGAGCAGGCATTCCGGCAGCGCGAACTGTGGCCCGGCGCAATCCTTTCGGGCGAGCGCGGTGGCCTACCCGTGCCCGGTTTCGACCGGGGCAACAGCCCGTTGCAGGCGCCGCCCGACCTGGATATCCGGCGGGTGGTGTTCAGCTCATCCAACTGCTCGCGCTGCTGCGTGGGCGTCGCCGGTGCGCCCTGGGTCTTCCTGGGAACAACGGTCAACGCCTCCGCCGTGGCGGGGAAAATTCTCGAGACCGCCTGCCGGGAACTGGTCTGCATCACCGCCGGCGCCTTCGAGGACGAGGTGCGCCTGACTATCGAAGATCACCTGGCCGCGGGCGCGATCCTGTCAGCCATCGAGGCGACAGGCGAACCCGTGGAACCGGGCAATGACCGGGCGCGCTTGTGCCGCATGGTGTACGAGCCAATGAACCAGCCCGAACTGACCCGCGCATTCCAGGAATCCGATAATGGCCGGGGCCTGGCGCGCATCGGCCTGGGCGACGACGTGCAATTTGCCTCGTTGCTGGACGTGTTCACTGAAGTCCCGCGCGTGGCCGAGATGGTGCCCCTGCCGGGTGGCGAGACAGGGGCGCTTGTACTGCCTGACTGACCCGCAGGATATGCTCCTGTTGGATTCGTTTCCTGGAGGCTCACATGAAAGCCCTCCTTGCCTTTGCCCTTGCTGCTGTGCTCTGCGCCGTCGCAGGCGCCGAGATCATGTTCCAAGATTCCTTCGAAGGCCCCAGCCCTGTGAACTGGCAGCAGTCGTGGGGCCCTGCGGAACGATCCCGGGACATGGCCCAGGACGGCGAGTGGGCCATCAAGGAGTCGCTCGAGGACAAGTACGGGCTTTCGGTGTGGTACACCGAGTTCCCAGCCCATCCGCGGGCGATCTACAAGGCTACCGCATGGGTCTTCATCCCGCCCACCGAAAAGAAGGTGTCCGCCGCCCTGCGCTTCACACGTCGCGACTGGTCCGGGCTTGCCGGCGCGGAGACCGTTGAACAGGGCAAGTGGGTGAAGCTCGAGGCGACCTACGAGAACAAGTCGGAGCGCACGGTGCGCCTGCAGATGTTCCAGGGCGGCGCCCACCAGGCTGGCCTGGGCGGTACCCTGATGTATTGGGACAATGTGACGCTAGAACGCGAATTGGGGGAGATCAAACTGGATGAGGGCATTATGATCAACCCGTATGTCATCGAGGGTCTGGAGGTCACGCCCGCGGGCGGCATGAGCGTGAGAGTGGCCCCCGGTAAGATCGACGTGGACGGCAAGGTCGTCGAAGTGACGCAAGAGACGGTGCTTACTCTGGAGCCCGCGCGAATCATCCGGGTCCGCGACGAGCAGGCGAGGCTCACCGACGAGGAGCCCCGCAGCTACAACAGAGGGACCCCGCTCCAGCTCTGCCTGGGGCCGGGGGTCACCATCGCGGGCTGTCTGGATCCCAACTCGCTAGTTATCAAGCAGGCCGCCGGCCCCGATGCGCCGCGCTATGAAGAGGGCAAGGACTGGCGCGCCGACAAGCTCTGGGCGCGAGTCGGCAGGCTGGACGGGGCAATCGGTGCGGATACCACCGTTTTCATCGATTACGACGTAAGCCTCATGCGGTTGGATACCATCTTTGTCCGCTCTGACGGCACCCTTGGCGTGCGGCAGGGGGCCGAGCACAAGATGATCCCCGAGCCGCCGAAGGCCGACGCCTTTGCCCGGCCCCTGTGCAATGTGTGGCTGCGCTACAATTGCCGGGAGATCACCGAGGACCTGATCTACCCCATCGGCCCGCCGTACCCCTCCGCAACCCAGGCCCAGATCGCGGCCAATGCCGCGCTTCTGCCGAAGACCATCGAAAAGCTCAACCAGGGCGGGGACTTCACCATTGTCTTCTGGGGCGACTCCGTCACCTGCGGCGGAGACGCATCCAGCCAGGATAAAGCCTTCCCGCTGGCCTTCACTAACTGGCTGCGCACCAAGTATCCGCAGGCCAATATCAAGTATGTGAACGCCGGCACCGGCGGATGGAACAGCGACGGCAAGCTGCCCCTCTTCGAGGAGCAGGTCATGGTCCACGAGCCGGACCTGATGGTCATCGAGTTCGTCAACGACATGGGTATGAGCCGCGAGAAGATCTTCGCCAACTACACGAAGGCCGTCGGGCGGGTGCGGGAAATCGGTGGCGAGGTCATCATCGTGACGCCCCATTTCGTGCGCCCCGACTGGATGGGCTCCGGCGATAACATGCGCACTCCGGAAACCCGTGCAGCAGTCACCTACCTGCGGGAGTTCGCCGCCGAGAACAAGGTTGCCCTTGCGGATGCATCGAAGCGTTGGGAGCACCTGTGGGTCGAAGGCCTGCCATACATCACGCTGCTTTACAACTCGATCAACCACCCGGAAGATCGGGGGCACTGGCTGTTCGTGGAGGAACTGCAGAAATGCTTCCCGGTGGCTGCACAGTGAGGGAGTGAGAGTGATGCTCAGACTTCGAGGAATGCTGATCTGCCTTGCCATGACCACCATCTGCAGCGCAGTCACCGCCGCCGACCTGCTCCACTTTGACCTCAGCCAGTGGCCCATCGCGGGCTGGGCGGATGCGCGCGAAGAGCGTTTCCCGGCTTTCGGCCAATGGGCGGTCTCCCAGCAGGGCATCACAAATGTGATCCCTTCCGGGGTCGAGGAGAAGGACATCGTCGCCATGAAAAACGGCGTGGGCATGGCCAGTTCGGTTCTGGTCGGCCGGCCGGCGCGGAATGTCACCGCGACCGCAACCACGTCCTTCGAACGCAAGGGAGCCCCGTCAATCCTCCTGCGCG contains the following coding sequences:
- a CDS encoding glycerophosphoryl diester phosphodiesterase membrane domain-containing protein gives rise to the protein MSADKLYLRPLTISDIIDASIWIYRRNFAPILGIAAVVQIPIMVVGIAVQVSLMPILMASGQSGSEVSLEQMSSAIGPVVLLFLMSLLYPLGQAALAIGISERYLGRPISVRDAYEAALPRWGQVLWTTILYWLIGYGVFIGGLLIAGFVLMIWLMVRYMLGPAVINVLENRSGWDALARSWSLTAGHFWRIFGALSILMLLAAVVTYGVSLPTQILATVMMAQESQLAMAAQILNQVVSSLVSLLLQPLWMIGVVLVYYDLRIRKEGFDLMMMAESLGRPAPADWIGLQQQKPSADLPGPLFDPEKKKPGDWER
- a CDS encoding dual specificity protein phosphatase family protein, with the protein product MGLLGRRPQALPDCADWIIDGRLAAMCMPTREELVQLRELGFALVINLTEKPGPTQMAAAVGLKGAHLPLEDGAAPTMEDIVVFVQTVDRYLSREMPVMVHCMGGVGRTGTMIACYLVSKGMAAWPAIEEVRKRRPGSIETLSQERAVIEYARHLWEQKQERR
- a CDS encoding DUF58 domain-containing protein produces the protein MSSTFSPTMPQVQTALTPDAVQKLGSMELRARAMVEGHFSGRHRSHFRGASVEFADHREYNPGDETRHIDWKVYGRRERLVVKQFDAETNLDVHLLLDASGSMAYGGGVRKVDYAAYLAAGLAYLAIRQRDAVSLTVFDSEVRTHLPAQTRPAHLKAVFDTLDAVTPGGETRVSRALELAAGAIKRRGLVVLLSDLLDDVDPTLRALSYFRHRGHDVMVLQVMDHAELVFDFRGLTEFRDLETGERLVTDPRAMRREYLEALNEFLAGVREGCRRRTIDHELLDTARPFDAALTAYLGRRARVR
- a CDS encoding 2-phosphosulfolactate phosphatase — translated: MLVFVENGLAGCALALERQAVAVIVDALRASANITSMFHYGTAELLVVREVEQAFRQRELWPGAILSGERGGLPVPGFDRGNSPLQAPPDLDIRRVVFSSSNCSRCCVGVAGAPWVFLGTTVNASAVAGKILETACRELVCITAGAFEDEVRLTIEDHLAAGAILSAIEATGEPVEPGNDRARLCRMVYEPMNQPELTRAFQESDNGRGLARIGLGDDVQFASLLDVFTEVPRVAEMVPLPGGETGALVLPD
- a CDS encoding NTP transferase domain-containing protein is translated as MKGVILAAGKGTRMLPLTERRPKPLVPVLDRPILEHIVIGARDAGVDEIALIIQHLGETVIDHFGDGSRLGVRIEYIWQGEPKGTGHAALMAEDFVAGEPFFMSWGDILVPPENYQAVVRAFREDDPDAVLSLNYVEDPFEGAAVYEEEGYVTRIQEKPPKGTSTTTWNNAGVFVYRPEFFDRLRTLRPSVRGEIELPDAVQAMIREGRRIRAVKLEGYWSDVARPAAVLDLNARMMEHRYRDQHGMFIDPSADVDDGCVVKPTIHIGAGCRLTNCRVGPNTVLMDGCRVEDNAQLRNVAVFTGATIGAGSILTRCIVEENAVVPEGTELRGDRARPMIVRPDGQVEQAVDR
- a CDS encoding ribonuclease HI family protein, with the protein product MATCDEAVIYTDGACSGNPGPAGAGYVIAAPDGEILAEDAVAVGHGTNNIAEYSGAIAALERARELGLRNVTVRSDSELMCKQVWGQYRIKNPGIAKLHVQLRRAMEGFDSVKFEHVAREKNERADALARQGVEKSRKKAAGG